From the genome of Candidatus Babeliales bacterium, one region includes:
- a CDS encoding UDP-glucose 4-epimerase, which produces MNSILITGGLGYCGSHIAYAVARHGYQVVLLDTKETLAYPWATIVQDDFCDKQVLHDLFTHYRITAVIHCAETHTAFPYTTNVASTLRLIESMIEHNVTQLLFKSHSSVLEEQPFSLCTQHHYPSNAYRISKDVVEQMLLELTSSHNISTIILRHDIASGALPEATLAPQSSSIGNPIPELIHAAHTQQLISLNNTHVFHDYIHIQDLADAYVKALFHLEQTNYSDIFNVGIGKNTSLQDIVACIEQITKRPVSYITTAQQCMPGRPIDASRTYDILAWKPRYSDIPFIIRSSIAYYQRYGYHTIQSNVIL; this is translated from the coding sequence ATGAACTCTATCCTGATCACTGGAGGATTGGGATACTGTGGTTCTCATATTGCTTACGCCGTAGCTAGACATGGCTACCAAGTAGTGCTTCTAGATACAAAAGAGACTCTCGCTTACCCATGGGCGACCATAGTGCAAGATGACTTCTGTGATAAGCAAGTACTCCATGATCTTTTTACTCATTATCGTATCACCGCAGTTATACACTGTGCAGAAACACATACAGCCTTTCCCTACACCACCAACGTCGCCTCAACACTACGACTCATCGAATCCATGATTGAACATAACGTGACACAGCTCCTCTTCAAATCACATAGTTCTGTCCTTGAAGAACAGCCTTTTTCACTATGTACACAACATCATTACCCTAGCAACGCATACCGCATTAGCAAAGACGTTGTAGAACAAATGCTCTTAGAACTAACTTCTTCACATAACATTTCAACCATTATTTTACGACATGATATTGCATCTGGTGCATTACCTGAGGCTACATTAGCACCACAATCGTCCTCTATCGGCAACCCCATTCCAGAGCTCATCCATGCAGCACACACACAACAGCTGATATCCCTAAACAATACTCATGTATTTCACGACTATATTCATATACAAGATCTTGCTGACGCATATGTAAAGGCACTCTTTCACTTAGAACAAACCAACTATTCAGACATATTTAATGTGGGTATTGGGAAAAATACTTCATTACAAGATATTGTTGCCTGTATAGAACAAATTACGAAAAGACCAGTTTCCTATATAACCACAGCACAACAATGCATGCCTGGCAGACCAATTGATGCATCACGGACATATGACATTCTCGCATGGAAACCACGCTACTCAGATATACCATTTATCATCCGTTCTTCTATTGCATATTACCAGCGATATGGATACCACACGATACAATCGAACGTAATACTTTAA
- a CDS encoding histidine--tRNA ligase, translating to MIRRVKGTQDFLDLTLFNFFIAQSKEHLAQYHFNEIATPIIEPTELFKRSLGLETDIVTKEMYTLNTESESICLRPEGTASTVRAFIENGIQTVPWKVFLWGPMFRHERPQKGRYRQFHQLSLEVIGSDSIAQDAHMIAMLDRLFSDRFKLDSYALHINFLGTMEDRAAFRKILEKFLNEHVDQICATCKVRKDKNIMRVYDCKEVSCQTLYRKAPVLTEYLSKASADEWQQLQEYLDSTNVAYTVMPTLVRGLDYYNKTVFEFVSPHLGAQSAFCGGGRYDHLVSALGGKKDQPSVGAAIGIERMLLLLDPIKDALPIYKEPRLHVIMPLSTDQHTLALLIAYQTLQHGLYTEVLLEGDSVKSMMRKANKLGATYCLLIGSEEQDNKTVKVKHMTTGEEATVAHADLIAYLQQ from the coding sequence ATGATACGGCGTGTTAAAGGGACTCAGGATTTTCTTGACCTAACTTTATTTAATTTTTTTATAGCACAATCAAAAGAACATCTCGCCCAATATCACTTTAATGAAATTGCGACTCCGATCATAGAACCCACTGAGCTTTTTAAACGGTCTCTCGGTTTGGAAACAGATATTGTTACCAAGGAGATGTATACTCTCAATACGGAGTCTGAATCAATCTGCTTGCGTCCAGAGGGCACCGCATCAACAGTTCGCGCATTTATTGAAAATGGTATTCAGACGGTGCCATGGAAGGTGTTTCTATGGGGGCCAATGTTTCGTCATGAGCGACCACAAAAAGGTCGCTACCGACAATTTCATCAATTAAGCTTAGAAGTAATTGGTTCCGATTCTATAGCACAAGATGCGCATATGATCGCTATGCTTGACCGGCTCTTTTCAGATCGGTTTAAGCTTGATTCTTATGCTCTCCATATTAATTTTCTAGGGACCATGGAGGATCGTGCGGCGTTTAGAAAAATTCTTGAGAAATTTCTTAATGAGCATGTTGATCAGATTTGTGCGACATGTAAGGTGCGTAAAGATAAGAACATCATGCGCGTGTATGACTGTAAAGAAGTGTCATGCCAGACCCTATATAGAAAAGCGCCGGTGTTAACTGAATACCTCTCTAAAGCGTCTGCCGATGAATGGCAGCAGCTTCAGGAGTATCTTGATAGTACGAATGTAGCTTATACAGTTATGCCAACACTTGTCCGTGGCTTGGATTATTATAATAAAACAGTCTTTGAGTTTGTAAGTCCGCATCTTGGTGCACAAAGTGCGTTCTGCGGTGGTGGTCGTTATGATCATCTTGTATCTGCATTGGGAGGTAAAAAAGATCAACCTTCAGTTGGCGCAGCTATTGGCATCGAGCGCATGTTATTGTTATTAGATCCTATCAAGGACGCATTGCCGATTTACAAAGAACCACGTCTCCATGTGATTATGCCACTTTCCACAGACCAACATACTCTTGCGTTGTTGATTGCATATCAAACACTCCAACATGGACTATATACGGAAGTACTTCTCGAGGGTGATTCAGTTAAGAGTATGATGCGTAAAGCTAATAAGCTTGGCGCAACGTACTGTCTATTGATTGGGTCTGAAGAGCAAGATAATAAGACTGTCAAAGTCAAACATATGACCACAGGGGAAGAAGCAACTGTTGCTCATGCAGATTTAATTGCCTATCTACAGCAATAA
- a CDS encoding phosphatidate cytidylyltransferase: MKSFVQRSLTGIAFGVALLLFFIFPRPLIFSLLLFTLFIVIVGWELPYLKRYQNLATIYTTLGFITIIALNRTDYRPLIVYLFLLVFTFDVSAYITGTLIGHYKLVPRLSPKKTWEGLIGAIIITTTLFVLLTHHEALFIRIGYGLMLCATAFLGDLFVSWLKRKNNIKDTGSLLPGHGGLLDRFDSVLLTAFTFYVLRNELARLLL; the protein is encoded by the coding sequence GTGAAATCTTTCGTACAACGCAGCCTCACTGGAATCGCATTCGGTGTAGCCCTGTTACTATTTTTTATATTTCCACGCCCACTTATCTTTTCACTACTCCTATTTACTCTCTTTATTGTAATTGTTGGCTGGGAGCTTCCATACTTGAAACGCTACCAGAATCTCGCAACCATCTATACTACACTAGGCTTTATAACAATCATTGCGCTCAATCGGACTGATTATCGTCCACTAATTGTATACTTGTTTCTTCTTGTCTTTACCTTTGATGTAAGTGCATACATCACTGGAACATTAATCGGACACTACAAACTCGTCCCACGACTTAGTCCAAAAAAAACGTGGGAAGGCCTTATAGGAGCAATAATTATTACCACGACACTGTTTGTACTGCTCACACATCATGAAGCTTTGTTTATACGAATTGGATATGGGCTTATGCTTTGTGCCACCGCTTTTCTTGGCGATCTTTTTGTCTCCTGGCTTAAACGAAAAAATAATATCAAAGATACAGGATCACTGCTTCCCGGACACGGCGGGCTCCTGGACCGCTTTGACAGTGTGCTACTTACCGCATTTACTTTTTATGTCTTACGAAACGAACTGGCTCGTTTATTGCTGTAG
- the bamD gene encoding outer membrane protein assembly factor BamD, whose amino-acid sequence MSIRLLVPLLLTFAICYGKKSTPPQIANPLKEEYYARRAQQKERTSHKRKLMTELSIEELEQRKNKLLATNKIMAFEHIEYMLGHSDDLDLLKQLRLERADLCFDLGHLAKAEEFYREYLTLYPGSDKTEYVNYKTLLCCFYETLEPDRDQTKTREALQTAQTYLEQPTNTQYLKEVKSIRRQCYNKLFESEVNVFEYYLNNNKFTAAEQRLAHIKDEFKTSISNIEVKTLRLECALAEKQNDIEKAQKLQEQIATHALPLINKDQQLAIGHKRRYSAMF is encoded by the coding sequence ATGTCCATACGATTATTAGTGCCACTCCTCCTGACTTTTGCCATATGCTATGGCAAGAAGAGCACGCCACCACAAATAGCAAATCCCCTCAAGGAAGAATACTACGCCCGACGTGCGCAACAAAAGGAACGGACGTCACATAAACGCAAGCTCATGACAGAGTTGTCTATTGAAGAGTTGGAACAACGAAAAAATAAGTTATTAGCAACCAACAAGATCATGGCATTCGAACACATCGAGTACATGCTCGGGCATAGCGATGATCTTGATCTCCTGAAACAACTACGGCTTGAACGTGCCGATCTTTGTTTTGACTTGGGACATCTTGCCAAAGCAGAAGAATTCTATCGAGAATATCTTACATTATACCCAGGAAGCGATAAAACTGAGTACGTCAACTATAAAACGCTGCTATGCTGTTTTTACGAAACATTAGAACCAGACCGAGACCAAACCAAGACTCGTGAAGCCCTTCAAACTGCTCAAACCTACTTAGAACAACCAACCAATACTCAGTATCTAAAAGAGGTAAAATCAATTCGACGTCAATGCTACAATAAGCTATTTGAGAGCGAGGTTAATGTGTTTGAATACTATCTCAACAACAACAAATTCACAGCCGCCGAACAACGGCTTGCTCATATCAAGGATGAATTTAAAACAAGCATCTCTAATATTGAGGTGAAAACCTTACGCCTTGAATGCGCGCTTGCTGAAAAGCAAAATGACATCGAGAAAGCGCAAAAACTTCAGGAGCAAATTGCTACACATGCTCTCCCCTTGATCAACAAGGATCAGCAGCTTGCCATTGGTCATAAGCGTCGTTACTCAGCCATGTTCTAA
- the tadA gene encoding Flp pilus assembly complex ATPase component TadA — MRNKDLESLLITKGLVTQEQLDACKKEAVEQGISLEECLVNKGLVNPEALAQIYAEQSGLQYFEALTEDMADPLLLARVPLKFLRDNHVIPVKVDGDLVFVAAVPYNFRPLDDLALIFGSPNRVAVASSKVIVDSINRFYPLEGTKEMLEELEEEQSVGDEVIDFDEITETDILGMASEAPVIKLVNHILYQAVKRGASDIHVEPFEKEVRIRYRIDGVMYTVETPPKRVQAALISRIKIMSNLNIAEKRKPQDGRIQIKVADKSIDIRVSIIPVTFGERVVMRLLDKTRAFLDIEQLGFSERDLGIVKKCIERSNGIFFVSGPTGSGKTSTLYSILNRLNSTEVNIMTVEDPVEYQMTGVAQIQVKEKIGLTFAAALRSILRQDPDIIMVGETRDQETAQISIQAALTGHLVLSTIHTNNAPATITRLLDMGIEPFLIASTVVAIVAQRLVRQLCNDCKQAYKPEAAQIKQLRLTDAEAAQITFYQPVGCHECEETGYKGRFAIFEVMEMTPAVAQLTMQQADAIAIRKQALADGMVLLITHGLENIKEGKTTIDEVLAVANMEGDIDV, encoded by the coding sequence ATGAGAAATAAAGACCTAGAATCCCTGCTGATAACAAAAGGATTGGTGACTCAGGAACAGCTAGACGCATGTAAAAAAGAGGCTGTCGAGCAGGGGATATCTCTTGAAGAATGTTTGGTCAACAAAGGCCTGGTTAATCCAGAGGCTCTTGCGCAGATCTATGCAGAACAAAGTGGTCTTCAATACTTTGAGGCTCTTACTGAAGATATGGCGGATCCACTTTTGCTTGCTCGTGTTCCACTGAAATTTTTACGTGATAATCATGTTATTCCTGTTAAGGTAGATGGGGATCTTGTTTTTGTTGCTGCAGTTCCCTATAACTTTCGGCCTCTTGATGATCTTGCACTTATTTTTGGTTCGCCTAATCGTGTTGCGGTTGCGTCTTCCAAGGTGATTGTTGATAGTATTAATCGTTTTTATCCACTCGAGGGCACAAAGGAAATGCTTGAAGAGCTGGAAGAAGAACAATCAGTCGGCGACGAGGTTATCGATTTCGATGAGATTACCGAGACCGACATTCTTGGAATGGCAAGTGAGGCTCCTGTTATTAAATTGGTGAACCATATTTTGTATCAGGCAGTAAAACGGGGTGCGTCGGATATTCACGTTGAGCCATTCGAAAAAGAGGTACGTATTCGCTACCGTATAGATGGTGTTATGTATACGGTCGAAACGCCGCCAAAGCGTGTGCAAGCGGCATTAATTTCACGTATCAAAATCATGTCAAATCTTAACATTGCTGAAAAGCGAAAACCACAAGATGGTCGTATTCAAATTAAAGTAGCTGACAAATCCATTGATATTCGTGTGTCGATTATTCCGGTGACATTTGGCGAGCGCGTGGTCATGCGTTTGCTTGATAAAACGCGAGCATTCTTAGATATTGAACAGCTTGGTTTTTCTGAACGTGATCTTGGTATTGTCAAAAAGTGTATAGAGCGTTCCAATGGTATTTTCTTTGTGTCCGGTCCGACTGGTTCTGGTAAAACGTCGACTTTGTACTCGATCTTGAACCGATTGAATTCAACTGAGGTCAATATAATGACTGTTGAGGATCCAGTTGAATACCAGATGACAGGAGTTGCGCAGATCCAAGTTAAGGAAAAGATCGGTCTGACATTTGCAGCTGCGCTTCGTTCCATCTTGCGACAAGATCCGGATATAATCATGGTTGGTGAAACACGTGATCAAGAAACGGCACAGATTTCTATTCAGGCTGCGCTTACCGGTCACTTAGTGTTGAGTACGATTCATACCAATAATGCTCCCGCAACCATTACTCGTCTGCTCGATATGGGTATTGAACCATTCCTGATAGCGTCGACGGTTGTTGCCATTGTGGCGCAGCGATTAGTTCGCCAATTGTGTAATGACTGTAAGCAAGCATATAAACCAGAAGCTGCTCAAATTAAACAACTTAGACTTACCGATGCAGAAGCGGCTCAGATTACCTTCTACCAGCCTGTTGGTTGTCATGAATGCGAAGAAACAGGATATAAGGGCCGTTTTGCAATCTTCGAGGTTATGGAAATGACGCCAGCGGTTGCTCAATTGACGATGCAGCAAGCTGATGCGATTGCAATACGTAAGCAAGCATTGGCAGATGGCATGGTGCTTCTGATTACACATGGTCTTGAAAATATAAAAGAAGGCAAAACAACGATCGATGAAGTCTTGGCAGTTGCTAACATGGAAGGTGACATTGACGTCTAG
- a CDS encoding translocation/assembly module TamB domain-containing protein yields the protein MSYIKTIIKSFNAIALGMCVALYLLQFNGTIYSVVQQRLQEYLSSAFDCSFSCQVSEINFFTPHLVLDNLSVVPRSGARTWSWRSKRAVVTAPWWKIITKRIGELDITLYGYTAFSEMDLGSLAILPHYQKIFGAEGIDVPVFLKRLSIPNGTFECAELRTGITLNTSVHSTFASVGDFMKVTIYPTGGTITRLGTTYAHTLLGSIRYIGELEPKIDCSLTVELPQLQGEQRCFVVGSYAHNDLEFRVYTSDRDLLIEPLSIDRHGHYMCRAKLPWSYVSSVVFDQSVGDGAGSCVLQLQGSMSDPLHTAHGMCSLSDVLMGFVPITKAWCSISACEQSWKGMIECSCTGNNEIIGSWELSQEGNGLVSLTNKTVLGLPSLFHYRIQPRDLMVQLSCNTQGDGELVGIGHITDAVLDTVSSATIQGKKNGREVAGEVEWLDRHLAVRASVTDTVHIKHASYAEGNKLLALLSSDDTSCRLSGDVDYALLRSCVPRLVRDDVVGEGRFHVEIEPYDTVISGSVTLQDGMIKVPRMYNVVDGFSMNFQFDPVHRSAKINDLVCSLHRGNVAISSARVLFDTSYTPTFFHVPLSFDQCFVSWQRDLFAVTSGHLMIRDHPISSMEIDGTIVLDRSQSKGNIMSGDMSYSFFMSPGSALGFNPFMNVFIETRHPLIVGTSLWDAEAMMRVSLHGPLEKLAVLGTIELLSGKIKFPYKPLTVTHGRLELVPYRLENPGIELTAKGRIKKYAVTMRVVGTLEDPHIMFESSPALTEEQIIALLLAGSEESSLSILMPALIMQNLQYILFGPAQSQEKLEEYFRGLLKPLSYVRFIPKFSDQSGRGGLKGIIEVDVSDHLTGRIEQGFSLSEDTRFEVDYQLSDDISLRGIKDERGNLGGEVEMKWKF from the coding sequence ATGAGTTACATAAAAACAATCATTAAAAGTTTTAATGCCATTGCGCTTGGTATGTGTGTGGCGTTGTATCTTTTGCAGTTTAACGGCACGATTTATTCAGTGGTGCAGCAGCGATTGCAAGAGTATTTGAGCTCTGCCTTTGATTGCTCATTTTCATGTCAGGTATCTGAGATTAATTTTTTTACGCCACATCTTGTTCTAGATAATCTTTCTGTGGTTCCTCGTTCAGGAGCTAGAACATGGTCATGGAGGAGTAAAAGAGCAGTAGTTACAGCTCCATGGTGGAAGATAATAACGAAGCGCATCGGAGAGTTAGATATTACGCTGTATGGCTATACGGCTTTTTCTGAAATGGATCTTGGTTCTCTTGCAATTTTGCCACATTATCAAAAAATTTTTGGCGCAGAAGGTATTGATGTCCCTGTATTTTTGAAGCGTTTATCTATACCTAATGGGACCTTTGAATGTGCTGAGTTGCGAACTGGTATCACTTTGAATACATCCGTTCATAGCACGTTTGCAAGCGTTGGTGATTTTATGAAAGTAACAATATACCCAACGGGTGGAACAATCACGCGCCTTGGGACAACATATGCACATACGCTTTTGGGTTCAATTCGATATATTGGGGAGCTAGAGCCAAAAATTGACTGCTCTTTAACTGTTGAACTTCCACAGTTACAAGGAGAACAACGATGTTTTGTGGTTGGATCATATGCACATAATGATCTGGAATTCCGTGTGTATACCAGTGACCGTGACTTACTTATCGAGCCGCTTAGTATTGATCGGCATGGTCATTATATGTGTCGTGCAAAGCTTCCATGGAGTTATGTTAGTTCAGTGGTATTTGATCAGTCTGTTGGCGATGGAGCTGGATCATGTGTGCTACAACTTCAAGGGTCTATGTCAGATCCTCTCCATACAGCGCATGGTATGTGTTCGTTGTCTGATGTGCTAATGGGTTTTGTACCTATTACTAAAGCGTGGTGTTCTATTTCAGCATGCGAGCAGTCGTGGAAGGGTATGATCGAATGTTCCTGTACGGGCAACAACGAAATAATCGGGTCGTGGGAGTTGAGCCAGGAAGGCAATGGGCTTGTATCCTTGACAAATAAAACTGTATTAGGGCTACCGAGTTTGTTCCATTATAGGATTCAACCTCGTGATCTTATGGTACAACTTTCGTGTAATACTCAAGGAGATGGGGAGCTCGTTGGTATCGGTCATATCACGGATGCGGTGTTGGATACCGTTTCTTCTGCAACTATTCAGGGCAAAAAAAATGGGAGGGAAGTCGCTGGTGAAGTGGAATGGCTAGATCGACATCTTGCTGTACGGGCAAGTGTGACTGATACAGTGCACATTAAGCATGCCAGCTATGCAGAGGGGAATAAATTACTTGCACTACTGTCATCAGACGATACGAGTTGCCGTTTAAGTGGTGATGTTGATTATGCATTATTGCGTTCCTGTGTACCTCGTTTAGTGCGAGATGATGTTGTTGGTGAAGGCCGATTTCATGTCGAGATTGAACCGTATGATACTGTGATCTCAGGCTCTGTTACGTTACAAGACGGGATGATCAAAGTTCCACGTATGTACAATGTGGTTGACGGGTTCTCCATGAACTTCCAATTTGATCCTGTTCATCGTAGCGCAAAAATAAATGATTTGGTGTGTTCTCTCCATCGTGGTAATGTTGCTATATCATCTGCACGTGTACTGTTTGATACTTCGTATACCCCAACATTTTTTCATGTTCCACTAAGCTTTGACCAGTGCTTTGTGAGCTGGCAGCGTGATTTATTTGCGGTAACATCGGGTCATCTGATGATACGTGATCATCCGATTTCAAGTATGGAGATTGACGGCACCATTGTGTTAGATCGCTCGCAATCAAAAGGTAATATCATGTCGGGTGATATGTCGTATTCATTCTTTATGTCTCCCGGCAGCGCATTAGGATTCAATCCGTTTATGAATGTATTTATTGAGACACGGCATCCATTGATCGTTGGAACGTCATTATGGGATGCGGAAGCTATGATGCGTGTATCTTTACATGGGCCATTAGAAAAGTTAGCGGTATTAGGAACGATAGAGCTGCTTTCTGGTAAGATCAAGTTTCCGTATAAACCGCTTACCGTGACGCATGGACGCTTAGAGTTGGTGCCATATCGTCTAGAAAATCCTGGCATTGAGCTGACGGCCAAGGGTCGTATTAAAAAATACGCAGTAACGATGCGTGTTGTGGGGACATTGGAAGATCCGCATATTATGTTTGAATCAAGCCCTGCGCTTACTGAAGAACAAATTATAGCATTACTGCTTGCGGGATCTGAAGAGAGCTCTTTGAGCATCTTGATGCCGGCATTGATCATGCAGAATCTTCAATATATTTTGTTTGGACCGGCACAGTCGCAGGAAAAGCTTGAAGAATATTTTAGGGGATTACTGAAGCCGTTAAGTTATGTTCGGTTTATTCCAAAGTTTTCTGATCAGTCGGGGCGTGGGGGATTAAAGGGTATTATAGAAGTAGATGTGAGTGATCATTTGACTGGTCGCATCGAGCAAGGATTTTCATTGTCCGAAGATACGAGGTTTGAGGTTGACTATCAGTTGTCAGATGATATTAGTCTCCGAGGGATAAAGGATGAGCGTGGAAACCTTGGTGGTGAAGTAGAAATGAAATGGAAATTTTAG
- a CDS encoding RluA family pseudouridine synthase translates to MVRPHRNPMPSDCPFDFTGNYFSLKLMKKNEIPTPESVHSFTATYDDDQHRIDIVVSKRFPSHSRSFFKSCFTRGLIKLNDKIITKISTLVKMNDVITVTFPQEKSIITPQELPKNLDIPILHIDGHFLIICKPAGLITHASTTKPHDATLVDWLLTKFEDIREIGDTARPGIVHRLDKNTSGIMVITRTNYAHMIFGELFKERKIRKTYLALVQGHPDESGTISWWIDRHRVYKHKMTHVVPEKARKTARFAQTFYKVIQYFENAALIECVPATGRTHQIRVHLAALGHPLLGDTTYGTGSKLIKRHALHAHTLAFTFNEKEYSFECPVPKDFETAIKRLKQPVS, encoded by the coding sequence ATGGTACGACCTCATCGTAATCCAATGCCCTCTGATTGTCCATTTGACTTTACAGGTAATTATTTTAGCTTGAAGCTTATGAAGAAAAACGAGATCCCAACGCCAGAATCAGTTCATAGCTTTACCGCGACATATGATGATGACCAGCACCGCATAGACATCGTAGTCTCTAAGCGGTTTCCTAGTCATTCAAGAAGCTTTTTTAAGTCATGTTTTACACGTGGCCTCATCAAACTCAATGACAAAATCATCACAAAGATCAGCACACTAGTGAAAATGAATGATGTGATAACGGTCACTTTCCCGCAGGAAAAAAGCATTATTACTCCCCAGGAACTTCCCAAAAATCTAGACATTCCAATACTCCATATAGATGGGCATTTTTTAATTATCTGTAAACCAGCCGGCCTGATCACACACGCGTCCACAACCAAACCCCATGATGCAACTCTAGTAGACTGGCTCCTAACTAAGTTCGAAGATATACGCGAGATAGGTGATACTGCTCGTCCTGGCATCGTACATCGCCTTGATAAGAACACCTCGGGGATTATGGTGATCACACGCACAAATTATGCACATATGATATTTGGAGAATTGTTTAAAGAGCGTAAAATCAGAAAAACATATCTCGCATTAGTTCAGGGACATCCAGATGAATCAGGAACAATCTCGTGGTGGATTGATCGACACCGTGTCTATAAACATAAAATGACTCACGTTGTTCCAGAGAAAGCGCGTAAAACAGCTCGCTTTGCCCAAACCTTTTACAAGGTAATACAATACTTTGAAAACGCAGCCCTCATAGAATGTGTCCCTGCCACAGGACGCACCCATCAAATTCGTGTCCACCTAGCCGCGCTTGGGCATCCCCTACTAGGAGACACCACCTACGGAACCGGATCCAAACTCATTAAGCGACATGCACTTCATGCGCATACACTTGCATTTACATTTAATGAGAAAGAATATTCATTTGAATGCCCAGTGCCAAAAGATTTTGAGACAGCAATCAAGCGACTTAAGCAGCCGGTCTCATGA
- the mgtE gene encoding magnesium transporter, with translation MIPGSIFSGVKENIEVVLEKKEPIGLALWDSLVVLHPADIATFLGDLDRAHAKKLFLTFPKTLQASVFQDLSESLKVFVLSFLSDKDRAEILGATPLDELTDLFEDLSDDDLKRYLKLLHKKDRDTVISLLQFDPESAGGIMATDVVTLIEDFTVENSIHVLQRLQPDQDLHRRIFVTNQEQNLVGYVNLEDLVIHSPSTRISAFMRKNELVVQVTEDQESVAHQMVHYGLVTVPVVDQRGIFLGVITTDKLVDIIEQEASENVYKMSAMAPIKERYFETPFFKMAYERGSILGVLLVAQTLSSIIVEHYEAVLTGFLTYFITMLVSTGGNASSQTSAIVIQGMASGEITPNNMMRFVKRELLMAVFLGGVLGLFSFIRILITHGTGRLLSGIAVSSSLALLVLVSVVLGSSIPLLLKKLRLDPALSAGPGLATLMDILGLFIYCYVSYLILG, from the coding sequence ATGATACCAGGAAGCATTTTTAGTGGCGTCAAGGAAAATATAGAGGTGGTCCTTGAAAAAAAAGAGCCTATTGGCCTCGCTCTTTGGGATTCCCTAGTCGTACTTCATCCAGCTGATATCGCAACCTTTTTGGGTGATCTTGATAGGGCCCACGCCAAAAAATTGTTTCTCACATTTCCCAAGACATTGCAGGCATCGGTGTTTCAGGATTTATCTGAATCGCTCAAGGTTTTTGTGCTCTCGTTTCTTTCAGATAAGGATAGAGCGGAGATCCTTGGGGCTACGCCTCTTGATGAGCTAACAGATTTGTTTGAGGATCTTTCTGACGATGATCTTAAGCGGTATCTTAAACTTCTTCATAAAAAAGATCGGGACACGGTCATTTCATTGTTGCAATTCGACCCGGAATCTGCGGGTGGGATTATGGCGACGGATGTTGTGACCCTAATCGAAGATTTCACCGTAGAAAACAGTATTCATGTTCTTCAGCGCTTACAACCAGATCAGGATCTTCATCGTCGTATTTTTGTAACGAATCAAGAACAGAACTTGGTGGGGTACGTAAACCTCGAGGATTTAGTGATACATTCACCATCAACGCGGATCTCTGCCTTTATGAGGAAGAATGAGCTTGTGGTTCAGGTAACGGAAGATCAGGAGTCTGTGGCGCATCAGATGGTTCACTATGGCCTTGTCACGGTGCCTGTTGTAGATCAACGCGGTATTTTTCTGGGAGTGATTACGACCGATAAACTTGTGGATATTATCGAGCAAGAGGCAAGTGAAAATGTCTATAAGATGTCTGCAATGGCACCAATCAAAGAGCGCTATTTTGAGACGCCATTTTTTAAAATGGCATATGAGCGAGGATCAATCCTTGGTGTTCTTCTCGTGGCGCAAACCTTATCCTCGATTATTGTTGAACATTATGAAGCAGTGCTTACTGGGTTTCTAACCTACTTCATCACGATGTTAGTCAGTACGGGTGGCAACGCAAGTAGCCAAACGTCTGCGATCGTTATTCAGGGGATGGCATCTGGTGAGATTACCCCGAATAATATGATGCGTTTTGTCAAGCGAGAACTCCTTATGGCGGTCTTTCTTGGCGGGGTGCTTGGTCTCTTTTCATTCATTAGAATTTTAATTACCCATGGCACAGGACGGTTGCTTAGTGGTATAGCGGTTAGTTCGTCACTAGCGCTCCTTGTCTTAGTGTCGGTTGTGCTGGGTAGTTCTATTCCTCTCCTTCTCAAGAAATTACGTCTTGATCCAGCTCTTTCCGCTGGTCCTGGGTTAGCTACGCTTATGGATATTCTTGGGCTCTTTATTTACTGCTATGTAAGTTATTTAATCCTGGGTTAA